In Xiphophorus maculatus strain JP 163 A chromosome 2, X_maculatus-5.0-male, whole genome shotgun sequence, one genomic interval encodes:
- the LOC111612254 gene encoding uncharacterized protein LOC111612254 — protein MQPETDEEENFKQHPLVFFDLETTGLGQHCEIIQLAAVSGGHSLNLYVVPRCRIERGAARVTGFKVRGQRLYLDRRLVFTNTLREVVVSFIAFLQMLGRPLVVGHNIRNFDCPLLARALDELDLRAQFEGSVSGCVDTLPLARELLRDRGLQSFGQENLVRELLGINYKAHDALEDVRALKTLYGFLQPTTEVVRRHMFTLGTMDSRPTVPWNKRTKRTSPSAGEFQTNGESKETT, from the exons ATGCAACCAGAAACAGACGAAGAGGAAAACTTCAAGCAACATCCGCTAGTTTTCTTCGACCTGGAGACTACAGGCCTGG GTCAACACTGCGAGATCATCCAACTGGCCGCAGTAAGCGGCGGCCACTCGCTCAACCTGTACGTCGTCCCCCGCTGTCGCATTGAGCGAGGAGCGGCCAGAGTCACGGGCTTCAAGGTCCGCGGACAGAGACTCTACCTAGATCGTCGCCTCGTCTTCACCAACACCCTCAGAGAGGTCGTGGTCTCCTTCATCGCTTTTCTTCAAATGCTCGGTCGACCCCTTGTTGTCGGCCATAACATCCGAAACTTcgactgccccctgctggctcgGGCTCTCGACGAGTTGGACCTGAGAGCGCAGTTTGAGGGTTCAGTTTCGGGTTGCGTGGACACTCTTCCTCTGGCTCGGGAGCTGCTGAGGGACCGTGGCCTGCAGAGCTTTGGCCAGGAGAACCTTGTCAGGGAGCTGCTGGGGATAAACTACAAGGCCCATGATGCTTTGGAGGACGTGAGAGCATTAAAGACTCTCTATGGCTTCCTTCAGCCGACAACAGAAGTTGTCCGCAGGCATATGTTCACTTTGGGTACTATGGACAGCAGACCAACTGTACCATGgaacaaaaggacaaaaaggacGTCGCCGTCTGCTGGAGAATTTCAGACAAACGGGGAAAGTAAAGAAACGACATAA